The DNA sequence ccaggtgagggaggcacatggaaaaggctttgtgccggccctgctcagagggcatcttCAGCACAACCTTGAACatctgcacataggacagcaggatgaaaacaaaacaaccaaaggCTAAACAGACAATGACAACAAGAAGCCCAGCTTCCCTCATGTAGGagtctgagcaggagagcttgaggatctgggggatttcacagaaaaattggtccacagcattgccttggcagagaggaagagaaaatgtattggcTGTGTGCAGGACAGCGTAGAGGAaaccactgccccaggcagctgctgccatggtggcacaagctctgctgcccaggagggtcCTGTAatgcaggggctggcagatggcCACATAGCGGTCATAGGCCATGACGGTGAGGACAGAATACTCTGCACcgaaaaagaataataaaaagaagaccTGGGCAGTGCATCCATGGTAGGAAATGGCCCTGGTGTCCCTCAGGGAGTTGGCCATGGatttggggagagtggtggagatgcagcccaggtcgaggagggcgaggttgaggaggaagaagtacatgggggtgtggaggtggtggtcgCAGGCTATGgcggtgaggatgaggccgttgcccaggagagcagccaggTAGATGGCCAGGAAGAGCgcgaagtgcaggagctgcagctcccgtgtGTCTgtgaatgccagcaggaggaactcgcTCACAGAGCTTCTGTTGGGCATCTGCTTCTTCTGGGCATGGGGAACCTTtacaaggaggaaaaagcaatacCAAGTTAGGAGCTGTTCCTCTGAAAAAATCCTGTGCCATTTCTCACAGAAGTTTCCCAGAATACTTCTCTCCTTTCAAAGACCTTCTTGTGGCTCCCTTGATTAACTGTAGCATGTGCTGGCTGAGGTGGGCGGAGGGAGCAGGGATTCATCTGTGGGTCAGTCCTGTACAGCAGTAGGTTAATGGGAACATGGGGTGATCTCAAATTAAATCCACTCACAATAGCAAAGAGCTTCTCAGTGTTCTTATTTCCAAATCACCCGACAGCAGGGCAGAGATGAACCTGCTGAGCGCAGAGGATTCCTGGTTCAAAGCTCACACCTCCCATCCCCTCACCCTTTCTCCGTACTCTACTTccaaccaccaccaacagcTTATTTCAGTTGCCCTCATGCATCTCcccagcagcatttctgtggcCTTGGCACCTCCACTGATTCTTCCTGGCTTCCATACATCGCAATCACTCTAATGGAGAACTGTGTCCATTTGGGACTGAttaggataggataggataggataggataggataggataggataggataNNNNNNNNNNtaggataggataggataggataggataggataggataggataggataggacaggacaggacaggacaggacaggacaggatagAATAGAAGAATCAAATCGAATCGAGTTGAATcgaatagaacagaacagaacagaatagaatagttaAATTGGTAGGGATCttctagtccaactgcctgacctcttcaaGGACCTTTTCAACCAGAAGTTAAAGTCAATTATTGAGGGCCCTTCCAGCCTTTTTACCAGCATTGTTGCCCTCCTCTATACTCTTCCAAGGACCTTTTTGTACGGTGGAGACCAGGACTGCACATAAAATTCAAATTGAGGCTACTCCAATGCTAAAGATAGTGGGACAATCACCTCAACTGAGTGGctctgctgtgtttaatgcatccTCAAATGCAGTTTGTGCTCTTCACCATCAGGGTACATTGTTGAGGCTGCTGACAACCAGCACTCCCAGATTCCTTGCTTCTCAGCTGTTCCTGAGAAAATTGAAAGCacagtctttcattttctggtagcCCCTGAACGGCTGTGTGCACCAGAAATGTCACTGCAGCAAACTACAAATGCAAGCAGACCTGCTGACCAGACtccgggcagcagcaggaccctgccctgcccagccggGGGGCTCCTTCCACCCGCAACTTCTCCCCACAGCACGCTggggaccctgctctgcaccacagccctgggcacctCTGCCTGCACCCCCGGCTGCACAGCCCTTCACACTTTTCCAATAAGACCCTCTGGGCTGGGAGTCCTCAAGAAAGGTCCCAAAACCTGTGGGCTATGCTGCCCTTTGGAGATCCTTCCAGGAACTGAAGCAGCAttgcctgcagccagagacttacTATTTCAAGAGCTGCAATGTTTCTCCTTCCAGTAAGCTCTCTTCATGCTCCTTAGTGCCTTTAACCTTTCTCTGccaccctccccttcccttgCTCCCTTGtgacccccagccctgctgcgccATGCcaaggagctgctcctgggtaCAGCTGTGactctgcagcactgcttgcTTGCAGACAGATCCCTCCATCTCAGGAGcctggcccagctcagcagcagaggccaaGCCCAATGCATGACTTTTGCTGGCCCCTCAGGCTCTCTGGAGATGTCCCTGGGGTTCCAGGGATGACAGCtcctgaaaagcagcagggtCACCCCTGGGGAACATGATTTGAAGCAGACTGAAGTAATCACTAACTGCCCTGCTCTAAACAAAGGACAGAGACTGGTTCCAGCAACATGATTTGTGCTACCAGAGCACGAGATGTCCAGGTTCACCTCTGGATACCCACAataaaaggacagagaaataaaggaaggcTTCGCTTGTTTCCCTTGGTCAGGGCACTGATTCAGCTGAGCAACCTGACCTAGGTTCATTGTGATTCATTGTGCAACCTGACCTAGTAGAAAGTATCTTTGCCTATGGCTGGTGGGTcagaactagatgatctttaagatccccTTCAACcaaaatcattctatgattctaggatCTCATCCCAAGTTGGAAGCCCTCAGGCTGAAGCAGGATTCAGCTCCCCCCATGCATCCTACACACCCTACAGCTGGGATTCCTCTTGGCTCAGCTCAGGTGGACACAAAGGAATTGCCTGTCTGGGCTCTGAGCCCCTGGTCTTTGTTCTGTGTAGGGGGCATCTGGTCCCACACAGACAGTTGGTGACAGCTGAGGTGCCAGGTGAGGTCTAAGATGTGTGCCAGTGTTTGCAGGCTCTGATGGAGAACGTTTCTGAGCATCAGCTGAGGGCCatgcagggaaggggaatgtCCTTTGCTGCCCACAGGGACACCAGACTTGTATATGTAGGGCACCTCCAGATGTGCCTTTATCCAATATCTCCTCAAAGCATGCAGAGCTATTGAGCTGACCAAGTGCAGGAGAGGTCCAGAAAGACTGCTCAGTTCCcttcctgctctccagccttGGAGGCAGCAGGGTTTCCTCTCTTTGTGGTGCTCTCCTTTGCTCATTATGCTGTGGTCTGTCAAACACTCGGAACATCTAAGCTCACAAGCAAATCTTTTGCATGCGTGTGATCCTGGGCCATTGTTAACCATGTTTCCTTGTCACAAGTCTGTACTTGGACCCAGTGCCACAGCTGAGGTtcctggggctgtgcccagcacaTTTCTGAAGGGACTCTTCTAGTTAACAGAATGTGCCTCCTGTCTGAGTTCTTGCTTTCCTTGATCCAGGCTTGAGGTTACTCTGTTTCATCCGGGTGGTGATGTAAAAACAGCTATCCCAATTAGGGAAGGAGCTTAAATACCCAAACTGTAACTCTGAGCTTTACCAGACAAGTGACTGCACCACATGCCAACCTCCAGACAGCACCAGCATCACTGTTCCCAGCTCATCAGAGTTTGTACATCTACTCTTTAGCTCCTGCACCTATGGAGAGGTTGCTTCATGAGATGATTGAAATGCTGCGGATGGGCTCAATAGGACTGGGTCTGTGAGCATGGACAGGGAGTAGACTTggggatcacagaatcacagaatcatttaggttggaagagacctccaaggtcaccaagtccaacctctgacctaatactaacaaatcctccactaaactaTATCACTAAGCTCCAcacttaaactttttttaaagacctccaggaagtgagtcaaccacttccctgggcagcccattccaatgcctaacaaccctttaaataaagaagtttttcctaatatccaacctaaacctgcTCTGGATGACAGCAGAGATAGGTGGGGGGTTCCTGGCAGTGCAGACAGTGGTGCTGGAAAATGATCTGTCTCTCCCATCAAGAGTCCTGACCTTTAGAGCACTTTGCAACCACCCTGAGGTGTCCTTAGAGGCACAGTGCTGCTTCTCAGAAGGGCACAGCTCTCCCATAGGATCTCTGAGCTATCCAAGAGCTATTctgagaagctgcagagagGCTAAGGTCATGAGcatgctgctgggcagcttcAGATGTATGCCCCTGACATGCATCCTGCTTTTCCTTGGCTGTCACAAAGGGATGACTTTCCTCGGGTGTAGCACCCACACAGTCCTTGGTCTGGTCACTGGAGTCAGGAGCCAagtccttccccagcaggcCAGGTCCATCCTCCTACGGACAGGGTGCTGCAGAGGTGAGGGCagcttccagctccagctcaccCTTGTCTTGAGGGGATCTTTCAAGAGGATGAAAAAGGCAGGGACTACACTATCAGGAGGGAGCTTTTCAGAGGCTGTGCTTTCAATTTCCTAATtgccaaaggggaaaaaagagaaacaagaaaaattatttgcacaAGAGACAGAGACTGCAGACAGCTCCAGCTTCCTCTTTCCATCCTCATCAGGGTAGGTCTGGCCTCCCCCTGAGATGCTGCAACCACAGAGATGCCCTGGGACTGTGCCATACAACCAGGAGTTGCCTGTAGGGCAGAGCTGAGTGCAGCATGTATAGGGAGGGTCTGTGAACACTGGCACCAAAGAGATGGGGGGCAAAGAAACAGCTCCCAGGGACAGCTCCATGCAGCAGAGAGGTGGTCAGAAGGAGAGGAAATTCCTAAGAGCAGCGTTGTGCTGGGGGGATTGGAGCACCACTATGTCCTCTCCAGCGTGGATGCCTTCCACTGAACAAGACCCCCttgcctctcctcttcctctcagcATGGTCTTCTGCCCTCATGACCATGATGCTGACCTTGCAGCTGGGAATGCATAAAATCTGAAGAGGGTTCAATAGGAGGTCTACCAAGATAGGGGTAGTCATCATGTGTGGAGGCCAAGAGGCCTGGGCTTCCTAGGCCTGGTGAAGCACAGGCTCGGGACAGTCTAGTAGTAGCTCCAGACAGCTTGAAAGTTGCTTTCAGAGGTGATGGCACATTTTTGGTAGGGGCATGAGAAAGGAAACCCACCATAATCTGCCATTTGGGAGGTCCTGGtcatgagaagaaagaaatatcacTCCAAGGGTACTGCTGTGGTCACTCAGAGGGAGTCTGGATCAGCCCATGGCTTTGTGTTGCAAGGAGTAGCAAGTGAGGACAGGCAGATGCCAGTAGAGGTAGGGAGATGCTGTGGTGGTGAAGCAGGTTGGGTGTCTACAGGCTGCAAGGAAAATGGCACAGGCATGGGGCAGGGTAGGACAGACAATGGCCAAGGGCACTGGCAAGGCTGGAAGGCCCTGACAGAGCCAAGGTCTTTGTCCCCTTGACTATGGCTATTGTCTGTCCCTGAGGTCTATGAGAAGACACATTGTCCTCTTGGCACTGGAACCTTGGGGCCTTCTTGTACCCCCCCGGTGGTGTTGTACTGTTGTCCTTCACTCAGCATCACACACCCCACATCCCACTGTCTCTTGAAGAGCCCTGAGTCATGTGTGGGACAGGAGCTCCCTTCCCACGGCACAGGCATCAGGCCTTGGCATTTGGTTTCATAAAACCCATCCAGGCTTTACTCAGCATCAGAGCCACCAACACGTTGCCTTTGCCGGATTGGCATCACTACCTCCAATTTTCTGCTCTAACAAGTCCATGGGGGAGGCTGTGGTGGTAATGGCCCTCAGTGGGACCCATTAACACTCCAAGAAACTTCAGCGTTTCTTCTGGCTTTACCTTCTTGTTCAGCCTGTGCTATCTCCTCTCAGCATCAGAGGTCCATGGACTCAGCACCAAATACACACTGGGGCTCATTACAATACAGAGAGTCCTCGTGTGACTTGTTTCTTCCCATCATTTTCTTCAAGGCTGCAGGGCTTGTACATCTAATTGGAGAGATTTCAGAAGGGTAGTTAAAGAGACAGATTTCAATGAACAGTTGATAATAAggagctttttttaaaattattttttttccagtttactGACCTTTCCAAGTGATATTGATCCACAGAATCTCCTAAGGAGTCATGGTCAGCTTGGAAAAGCAGTCCCTTGAGGCCAGACACTCTGTGGGCATCCTTACTCCTCACCTCCCCCAACCCTCCATTTCTCTCAGGAGCCATCTGGGACTTGCAGCACTTCTCCCGTCAGACTTTTCCACTCAGGCCTGCAGCTGCATGTGACAGCTCCTTTGCACCAATTCCTGTCTTTTCCCCAGAGGACTGCCTGCACACAGGTACAGATGGGTTTCTCTCcattgcaaacaaacaaaagttaagCATTACAAAATTcaacaaactttaaaatattctccTCAACTGCATGTCAAGTGCCAACTACATCTAACGAGGTTCACCTTGCACAAGGGACAGCTGtacaagaaacattttagaaagaGAGATAAGCAAGGATAGAGATAAATACAATTAAGGAGTTCAATAAAGAGTTCATTAGACTTCTGAAGGATGGGGAAAGTTTTTATCTCCCTAAGCTTTTATCAGATAGCTGGGAGGTGTCTGaatgaacaaaaagcaaagagaggGAGATTCTGGAGAGCAATGGGAAGAACATATGTCCAAGGAGTCTTCTGAAAAGACACCTTCAGACATGACCccttaatcattttatttaatcatttaataaTTAGAactacatgatctttaaggtcccttccaacccaaaccattctatgataaTCAGGAGAGGTGGGGACACCAGAAAGACGAGGGTGACTGGACACACAGCATAACAGACAATATTGGTAttgcaaggagaggaaaaaattctGTAGCATCACCATCTGAGCCTGAAGAGCCAGCAGAGGAAGTAGgagtgctgcaggaggaagagaatACCTTGCATGAACTTAGAATTTTGAGGGATGTTACTCAGAGACTTGCCATTGACAGATGTTTCAGGGAATTTACAAAGCCCAAAGTTCAAGGAAAGTCAGTTTACAGTATTAAAAACTGGCTTTGATGACCCAGCTGACATTTAATAGCCCCTAAATTGCTAATTCTTGAGgtaaaaaaatgttgtgtatGGCAGTTTCTGAATACTCAACTAGTTTTTAATTATGCAAAATGGTGTTTTTCCCCCACTccacccctccctccctcaAATGCTGAAATCTTTGCTACTTCAAACTGTGATTTCCAGTTGAAGGAGGGAAGTCTAGCTAGAGTGGGAATTTTGCCACAGACTTCACCCATGTCCTTTTGCAATACTTTGTGAATacttgtagtgggtttatgtggcaaggttttggtagcagggggccataggggtggcttctgtgagaaggatctagaagctgccccatgtttggtaagggccccactgccgaccagaactgagccaataagtgatgttgtttgcgcctctgtgagagcatatttaagacaggaaaaaaaaacactgcgccacacagcagctgggagagtgagaggagtgaggaacagccttgcaggcgccaaggtcagtgaagaaggagggggagaggtgctccaggtgccggagcagaagtcccctgcggcctgtggtgaggaccatggtgaagcaggatgtccccctgcagcccatggagtaccacggtggagcagggttccacactgcagcccgtggaggagaccacggtggagcaggtggccctgcaccgacggagactgcggcctgtggaagacccctgctggagcagattccgggccggacctgcagcctatggagaggagaccacgcaggagcaggtgacctggcaggagctgctgcccgtgggggacccaggttggagcagtgtgctcccaagggatggaccccgtggtacggacccatatctggagcagttcttgaagagctgctgcctgtgggaagcccacgctggatcagttcagcaaggactgcatcccgtgggtgggaccccacagcacaggggacgagagtgaccgagaaggagcggcagagaagaatttctatagactgaccatagcccccattcccccgttcccctgcgctgctcggggggaggaggtggaagagggtggatggggggggaggtgcttttggtttctttcctttgtttctcacttctctagctcgttcgtaataggcaataaatcttactatctccctatgctgagtctgttttgcccatcacaataattactgcacgatctcctcgtccttatctcaacccttgagcccctttcatcgtattttctccctgttcctccttgaggagggggagtgagagagtggttgtggtggagctcggtcacccacccgagcgaaaccatcacaatACTACAAATGTTGGGCTTTTCTGTTGGGCAAAACCacaaggtttgtttttttttcacaaaaggtGAACTGAATCAAGAAGCATACGAAGAATCCTCTGCATGTAAAGTCTTGAAGGTGATTGTTCTGTGAATGAAATtatgtttggtttttgttgttgttgttgtttcttttgttttgttttttaatctaataGCCAACTGACCCCATTAACTTTCAACTCTTTTCTTGACATATGTAGGGATACAGGCAATGGTACCTctgttcctttgttttccttgtcagCCAAGTAAGATGAAGATAAtggattttgaagaaataattcttttgGTAAAGTTTTGGACTACTTTTTATGCTGTCTCTCTGTAGGTGCGtcagaaagaaagcacagaagaaacaagTCTGCAGGTTCTCcagcaaagagaagaaggagTTTTCAATTCAATAAAGAGAATGAAGTACCGGAAGATGACCAAAATGATAGTGGTGAAGAAGagtttctggaaaaacatgtttctgacaTATATCAAGCTGAAGCTGAGTCCACGCAAAATTAGTTTCtggaagaaattgaaaatgttcTTCCAGAACAACAGGCAAATAGTGAAGAAATAGCATTTTCTGGGATAGACAGTGAGAGAAGCAGGGGAGATGTTGATCTGACTGAACCTGATGCTGAAAAGGAGAGCGCCAAGCTTCCTGGACATTCAGCACTAAGATGGGAACCTCTaaattctgaagagcaaacttcaaATGCTAAGTGAAAAGTCCAACAGGTCATTTAGCACCTTCTTCTTGCTGAGGAGGATTAGTTTTAGCCTTCAATTTGactctattttttctgttacagctctCAAAAATCATCACCTGGTTTA is a window from the Oxyura jamaicensis isolate SHBP4307 breed ruddy duck chromosome 33, BPBGC_Ojam_1.0, whole genome shotgun sequence genome containing:
- the LOC118155633 gene encoding olfactory receptor 14C36-like; translation: MPNRSSVSEFLLLAFTDTRELQLLHFALFLAIYLAALLGNGLILTAIACDHHLHTPMYFFLLNLALLDLGCISTTLPKSMANSLRDTRAISYHGCTAQVFFLLFFFGAEYSVLTVMAYDRYVAICQPLHYRTLLGSRACATMAAAAWGSGFLYAVLHTANTFSLPLCQGNAVDQFFCEIPQILKLSCSDSYMREAGLLVVIVCLAFGCFVFILLSYVQMFKVVLKMPSEQGRHKAFSMCLPHLAVVSLFISTGIFAYLKPPSLSSPSLDLVMAVLYSVVPPVLNPLIYSMRNHEIKDALRKLMK